The Fuscovulum sp. sequence TGGGGCCGATCCTGGCGCCGATCTTCACGTCGCTGGGCGTGGACCCGGTGCATTTCGCCATCGTCATGGTGGTGAACCTGACAGTAGGCCTTTTGACACCCCCGATGGGATTGGTCCTCTTCGCCACCTCTGCCGTCTCGGGCCTCCGGGTGGAAACCATTGCCCGCGCCGTGATGCCCTTTCTGTTGGTCGAATTCGCGGTGATCTTGTTGATCACCTTCGTTCCGGCCATTCCGCTGACGCTGCCCCGCCTTATGGGGTTTGTGGACTGATACGTCTTACCCAAACAAGAAACCTAACGGGAGGATACCATGCTAAAAAAAACCCTGAAGTCCCTGGTGCTCGCGACCCTTCTGGCGGGCACCGCCAGCATGGCGCTGGCGCAAGAAATCATGCTGCGCGCCACCGCCAATTCGAACGAACAGGACGAGGACTATGATGGCCTCGTGGTGTTCAAGAACTATGTCGAGAACGCCTCGAACGGCGCGATCGGCGTGGAAATCTTCATGGGCACCCAGCTGTGCGCCAAGGGAGACGAGTGCCTGGCGGGTGTCGCGGATGGCACCATAGACATCTACATTTCCACCTCGGGCGGGGCGGCCGGCCTATTCCCCTACATTCAAGTTCTCGACCTGCCTTATCTCATGTCGGATGATCGCGTGGCCGAGGAAGTGCTTACTGGCACTGACTTCACCGCCAAGCTGCGCGCGATGGCGCTTGCCGACTCGGGCGACAAGATCCGCCTGATGACCATCGGGAACACCGGCGGCTGGCGCAACTATGCCAACACGAAGAAGCGTATTGCCGCGCCGGGTGACCTCGCAGGCCTCAAGATGCGCACCGTCCCCGCCGATCTGCCGCAGACGTTGGCCACCACCCTTGGCGCCTCGCCCACCCCGATCCCGTGGCCCGAGCTGTTCACCTCGCTGCAGACGGGCGTTGTCGAAGGCACTGCGAACGGCATCACCGACATCATGTCGATGAAGTTCACCGATGCCGGGATCAAGTATCTGACGCTGGACGGCCACAGCTACATGGGTGCCTTCTGGTGGATGGGCAATGACCGGTTCAAGTCGCTGAGCCCGCAACAGCAGCAGATCGTGGTCGATGGCTTCGCCGCCCTGCAACAGGCGACCTTCGCCAGCCCGAAGCGCAAAGAAATCCAAGCCTATGCCGATTTCCGTGCGGCGGGGGGCGAGATCTATGTGCCGACCGCCGAGGAAAAGGCCACCTTCAAGGCTGCGGTCGAGCCGGTCTTCGAATGGTTCAAGGGCAACGTGAAGGGCGGGCCGGAAGTGCTGGATGCTTTCAATGCGGCTGTGGCGGCCGCAGAGACAGCCGTCGCAACCGATCGCGCAAACGAGATGAATTAAACCAACATGCAGCAGGCAAGCGATGCTTGCCTGCTGCGCCTTGCCAAACCCGGCCCGCATCTCATTCAGGCGAAAGTCCGCTTTCCGCCCGCAGCGGACAAGGCGCTATCGGCCCAAAGCATACGGTGGCAATGCTTGGGTCGGTGCTTTCATAATGTGCCGACAGGACAGCTTTCCTGCTTTATGGTTTTCGTCATGATGCGTTCGGCCCTGATCACCATCACTCTGATTTCGGCAATCCAGGCCCTCGTGGTGATGGGCCTTGTCCTTGGCGCGTTTCGGGCTCCGACAAGCGGAAGCTGGGCCGTGATCGGTTCAACGGTCTGGGCACCCTTTGGACCTTTCCTCTTGCTTGGCGCCTTGCTGTCCTTGGCGCTTGGATTGCTCACGCGCCGCCATGTATCTCCACGTTTTGGCAGCGCGGTGGCCTTGCTCGCAGCAATTGGCACGGCAGGTTCTGCCTTCATCCTTTTTCGGATCGGACAGGCTGCAAGCGCTGCAGGGGTTTCGGTCGATCTGCCAGCTACTCTTTTTCTTGCCGACATGGATGTGCCCCAACCCGATGCCGTGGAAACGTTCAGGGTGGTCGAGGGGGCCGATCTGCGCGCTGCTATCTATCGCCCGCCCGCATCGAATGCTCCTTTGCCGGTCGTCGTCTACATCCATGGTGGCGGCTTCATGACGGGCAGTTTTACGGAAACGGCCGCAGATCTTCGCTGGTTTGCCGATCAGGGTTGGCTGGTCGTCAGTGTGGAATACAGACTCTTCGGTCCGGACCGCCCGACATGGAACCGCGCACCGGAAGATGTGGCCTGCGCCCTGGTCTGGGTGTCGCGCAACGCGTCCCGCTTCGGGGGTGATCCGAAGCGGATCGCAGTGATGGGCGACTCGGCCGGTGGAAACCTGGCGGTCAATCTTGGCTATGCGGCGGCTGCGGGCCGCGCACCCGCCGCCTGCGGCAAAGATGTGCCCGTGCCGGTTGCAATCGCGGCGCTCTATCCCGCACTTGACCCGATCAGCATCTACGAAAATGGCTTCCCGATCCCGGGATTTGAGCCGCGGATGCTGATTGAAGGATATATCGGCGGGCCGCCGGATGCGTATCCCGGGCGTATCGCTGCCATTACTTCCGCAAACTTCCTGACACCTGCGGCACCACCCACCCTGATCGTACTACCTGAAAATGACAGCCTCGTGGTGAAAGAGGGCACGCTTGGGTTTGCAGTCGCTGCAGCCAAGGTGGGCGTTGATCTGACCCTGGTGACACTCCCTTTCGCCAACCATGTCTTCAACCAGATGGCTGCAAATTCGCTCGGCAACCAGATCGCACGCACCATCCGGCAAGAGTTCCTGTCGCAACATTCCCGCTAACCGCAGAGTGCTATTCATTCGACTGTCCGCTTCCCGCCCTTATCGTACATTTCCAGCCCTACCTCGCATCCAAGTTAGATCCAGCTCCGACGCAACTCTAGAATCGCATCTATAGAAGTGTCACCCTTTCCTAGAACCGGGATGGCGCATTAGTCCGATCATCGCCATACTTGGCCGATGCCCGCAAAACGTCGATCCACGACAACCTTAGGGCTGACATGACCAAAGCACCGGGCAACGACCAAGACACAGTGAACATCCCTGCAGACGGGATCCGCCAGAGTGTGCCTTGGAAGCTACGGTCGGAGGATCTTGAGGAAGAACTCATCGTTGGGGAACTTTCCGTACTAATGGGCCGCGGAGGGCAGGACCGCGATCAGCGCGGCAAGCTCATCGAGCGGGAAGCTTTCTCCGAGGAAGAGATCGAGGGTTTGCATGACCGAGTGGCTGCACGGTTGGCCAAACTTGACCAGGTGGACGCACTGAATGTGGAACAGATAGTAAGGCTGGCTGAGGTTTTCGCGTTCCCCGTAGAAGCTGTCGCCGCGCTGTCAAAAGATCTCGCACGCGCACTCAACAAGACCATCACTCCGGTCTTCGCCCCCCTGCCCCGCAAGAAGGCAATCGCCCGGGCACAGACGGAGATGCAGAGCACAGCCAAAGACATCATGACGGCGTCCGAGGCGCTGTTGCGCGGATTTGAACGCCTTGAGCGCCTCGACAGCATCCAAGCCAACAATCGCTTGGGTGCCGCTCGGTTCAAGGCGCTCCAGAAGGACTATGACCAGGTCTTGCGGAATGTGGAGACCCTTCACCGGAAGCTGCGCATCCTTACCGACACGCCGGATGTGGCTCTGGACCTTCGTCCCGCAGACAGGCGCGTTATCAGCGACCTGAGACGTACAGCAGTCCTATCCTGCTTGTTCGCTTTCTGGGAATGTGAGGGGCGGACGCTTTCCGTCACGACCGACCCCATCGACAATCGCCGCAAGGGCCAACTGATCGAGTTCGTGAATGCCGCCGTGCGCTGCATCACGGACCCCAGTAATGAACTGTCCGGTGACACCATCCACGACGAGCTAGCGAAGTTCAAACGCGCTAGCTCCGGGGCCTGATTGGTTTCGTCGATTTCAATCAGCACCCCTTAGCCCGTTTTCTTGTGCCCCGTCATGGTCACGCCATGACACGCGATCCCGCCCATCCCATCTCGACCAAAGGCGTCGCCGCAAAAGTTGATGCGGCGGTTTTGGTTCTGGTCCGCCTGATCGCGGACCAGGCTGCGCGGGAACTCGCGGTCTCCGCCCCCGATCAGGAGGATGCCGGGCATGGCGCCGAAGACCAACTCTAGCTCCCCGCCGCTGCACAAGACGCGCCCTTTGATGACCGTCGCAGACGTGGCCTTCCTCGATCAATGCTCCGAGAAGACCGTGCGCCGCGCGATCGCTGCGGGGCAGCTCGCTGTGGTGCGCATCGGTCCCGGCGGGCGTCTCCTCCGCATCGATCCGGCGGCCCACGCGGCCTATCGCGCTGTCGCGGGCCAGTAGGACGTCAGGTCCATCAATGTCTATCTAAGTCAATGGTTTAGATGGCATTCGGGAAGAGGGCCTCAACCAAAATTGCGGACTTTTGATGCTACTGTTCTCCCGAATCGTACCCCAAGTCACCTCGTGTCCACCCGTGTCCACAACTGTCACAAGGACCATTTCCCGATGAACGATCTCTCCATGCTGCCCCTCGACTTTGCCTTCGTGCCCAAGGGCACGCCGATGTTCTCTGACCTGATTGACCGGCTCCTGGCCGATGAGAGCCTGACGGACACCCGCCGCCGCGACATGATCTCCGGTCTGCGCCGGATAGCCAAGGCTCTGAACCGCTCACCGGAAGATGTACCCGCCTTCGGGCGGTGGTTGCAGCCGCGCCTCGACAAGCTGAGCCCGGCAGCCATGGGGATCAGTACGAAGTCCTGGCAGAATGCGGTCAGCGATGCGCGG is a genomic window containing:
- the dctP gene encoding TRAP transporter substrate-binding protein DctP; its protein translation is MLKKTLKSLVLATLLAGTASMALAQEIMLRATANSNEQDEDYDGLVVFKNYVENASNGAIGVEIFMGTQLCAKGDECLAGVADGTIDIYISTSGGAAGLFPYIQVLDLPYLMSDDRVAEEVLTGTDFTAKLRAMALADSGDKIRLMTIGNTGGWRNYANTKKRIAAPGDLAGLKMRTVPADLPQTLATTLGASPTPIPWPELFTSLQTGVVEGTANGITDIMSMKFTDAGIKYLTLDGHSYMGAFWWMGNDRFKSLSPQQQQIVVDGFAALQQATFASPKRKEIQAYADFRAAGGEIYVPTAEEKATFKAAVEPVFEWFKGNVKGGPEVLDAFNAAVAAAETAVATDRANEMN
- a CDS encoding alpha/beta hydrolase is translated as MQQASDACLLRLAKPGPHLIQAKVRFPPAADKALSAQSIRWQCLGRCFHNVPTGQLSCFMVFVMMRSALITITLISAIQALVVMGLVLGAFRAPTSGSWAVIGSTVWAPFGPFLLLGALLSLALGLLTRRHVSPRFGSAVALLAAIGTAGSAFILFRIGQAASAAGVSVDLPATLFLADMDVPQPDAVETFRVVEGADLRAAIYRPPASNAPLPVVVYIHGGGFMTGSFTETAADLRWFADQGWLVVSVEYRLFGPDRPTWNRAPEDVACALVWVSRNASRFGGDPKRIAVMGDSAGGNLAVNLGYAAAAGRAPAACGKDVPVPVAIAALYPALDPISIYENGFPIPGFEPRMLIEGYIGGPPDAYPGRIAAITSANFLTPAAPPTLIVLPENDSLVVKEGTLGFAVAAAKVGVDLTLVTLPFANHVFNQMAANSLGNQIARTIRQEFLSQHSR
- a CDS encoding DNA-binding protein, translating into MTVADVAFLDQCSEKTVRRAIAAGQLAVVRIGPGGRLLRIDPAAHAAYRAVAGQ